Genomic segment of Nevskiales bacterium:
CTGATGACCGCCTACCAGCTGCCGCTGTACGACATTGACTTCGCGGTGAAAGAGGTCTATCGCCTGGCCAAGGAAAAAAAGGCGCGCTGCGTGCAGCTGACGCCGTTCCCCTCCGACCTCGGCCTGCCGGATTTCTACCACGAGCGCTACGTGCCGCTGTGGAACGCGATCCAGGACACCGACCTGACGATCCTGAACCACCTCGACCTCAAGAAAGAGCTGTGGGACGTGTTCCGCCGCGACCCGACGCCGCAGAAGGGCATCTTCACCGGCCTGCCCTGGGCGCCGCTGGCGGAGACCATCTGCATGTGGATCCTGACCGGCACGCTGGAAAAGTTCCCCAGGCTGCGCGTGCTGTTCGTCGAGCCGGGCCTGGGCTGGCTGCCGTGGTTCTTCGAGTACCTGCTCGACCCGCGCATGCACCAGCACTACGAGTTCCCGGGCGTAAAGATGGCGCCGAGCGATTACTTCCGCCGCCAGTGCGGTGCGACCTTCATGTACGAACCCAAAGGCCTCAAGCAGTGCTACGACTACTTCGGCCCGGACTGCCTGTACTGGTCCACCGACTTCCCGCACCCGGCGACCTGCTGGCCGAACTCGCGCAAGCAGGTGGTGAGCCAGTTCGCGGAAGCCGGCATT
This window contains:
- a CDS encoding amidohydrolase family protein gives rise to the protein MTAALAQERLVSVDSHVHFTDEWVKARLRKEMHAVWDEANKKAEAYAAQVLRGGQKNLSLEDFVDPDAAKDPGHFEPHAKLKAMDRDGVYAEVIFPELAGAKIVNPALMGDDWKEVFQGYNDAMADFASVDPVRLMTAYQLPLYDIDFAVKEVYRLAKEKKARCVQLTPFPSDLGLPDFYHERYVPLWNAIQDTDLTILNHLDLKKELWDVFRRDPTPQKGIFTGLPWAPLAETICMWILTGTLEKFPRLRVLFVEPGLGWLPWFFEYLLDPRMHQHYEFPGVKMAPSDYFRRQCGATFMYEPKGLKQCYDYFGPDCLYWSTDFPHPATCWPNSRKQVVSQFAEAGIPEADRVKITSTNALRTFGLR